The sequence below is a genomic window from Streptomyces sp. B21-105.
TGCCTGCTGGGAGGGCAGGTCGGTGATCACGTAGACGGTCTCACGGGTTCGTTTTCCCGTCGCGGTATCGGTGCGGTGGCGGGTGACTCGGGCGACCTGGCGGACATGGGGAAAGTCCAGGTGGGAGACGCTCAGCACCTGAACGACGCGGGTCTCCTTGCGGCCGTGACCCTCGGTGCGGTCGTAGTGCTTCGTGGTGGCCTTCTTCCAGGGAAGGCGGCGGCAACTGTCGTACAGCGTCGGCTGGTTGAGCTTTACGGTGAGCAAGAAGTGGGCTGTCCTCGACGAGGAACCGCGCGGTCTCGGTCTGGGTGTGCAGCGCGTCCGCGCTGACCCAGGCGCCCTCGATGTCCAGTTCGCCGAGCACGTCGCGCAGGCAGGGAATCTCGTTCGTCTTGTCGGGGATGCGGAGCTGGGCGATGACCTGGTCGTCCTGATCGATGACGGCTGGCAGGTGAGCCGCGGTGCGGGTACGGGTACGCGAGCCCCGCGCACTCTTGCCGTCCGCGGCCAGGCGCGTCGGGCGCGACGAGGCGCCGTCGGCCGGCCGCAGGAGCGCGGCCAGCCCGTCGGGGTGCAGGCGCTCGATGATCCGCCGAAGGGTGTCCACCGACGCGGCCGTCCGGATCCCCAACGAGCCGCGGGCGGGAAATCCCAGGCGGGTCAGGGCGTCCTGGGGCGCCCGACGCAGCCAGTGTCCGATCGCCGCGTACGAGCGGGGCGCCGGTCGCCACCGCGCAGGCAGCCGCCCTGACCAGCGCGATCAACGGATACCGCCGGCCGCGACGATCACGCGGATCAACATCCTCCACCATGCCGTCACCCGACGGAACGACAGAGCACGACAACACGGACACGGACATGGAAGACTCACGAATCACTGAAGCTCCGTTGCGGGCAAGGGACTTGGTAGGTCACTTGCTGCAACGGGGCTTCAGCTCGTTCGGTCACACCCCTACCGACCAGCCACTACGCAAGATCGACTCGACCTTGCAAGAGCCCTGCAGGAAGCCCTACCAGAAACAAACTCTGGTGGGGTTTCGCGGTTTCCAATCAGTCAGGCAGCGGAGTTGCACAATCTTTGCCAGACATTAGAACCTGGAATCCATCCAACTCGCTGTCCGCCCCCATTCCAAGCCTATCGGAAAATTTAGCAGAAAAGAACGATACGTAGCCTGTGTACATGTCTGGATCCATCAAAATCGGCGCCACGGAGACGCGGGCTACTAGCGCTGATTCACACGGCAATGCATAGGCTGCATAGAGTGCATCCCAAGCAAAAGCAATACCCCGCCTCATAAGCGCATCGACACGCGCTTTACCCACCGCTTCAATATCTAGATCAGGAATCCCTCGCCCATTGACAGCCAGCTCATAACTTCCTGCATCCGCGAATGCCGACCGTTCGCCAAAGTAGGAATCGCGAAATTCGGCGAGCAGGGTGGCGCCGTCATCGGTCACCCAGCCTGCATAAACGACGGACTCCAGGGGAGAATACCTGTCCGACGCGCGAACGCCGTTCACGAAGTCGTCCCCTAGCATCTCTCGAAAATCTCGGCTGATTCTCACCATGAAGCTCCTAGCTGCAAACTGTAGCGTCACGGACAACCCGTCGCACCGAGCTGTGCGCGTCCAAATATATCAGTACCCTTGGCGAGACCCTTTGCGAAATCCGGATAATTCTTCCGCAGATCCTTCTTCAGGCTATTCGACATCCCATCGAACTCGCCAGTTTCCGGGTTAAAATGATACTTGGGAGCGGCGCTAGACTTGACGCCATTGATCTGCTCCTGGAAGTGCATTTGAACGCCGCTCGGCGAACCTTCGATATCGATTCTGTACGGTCCACGTTGCCAGACAGTCATACTCTTTCCAGTGAGATCGACTGGATCGCCACCAGCGTTGTGCACCAATACTGGCGTAGCCCCCGCCAGCACATAGTACGTGTGGAGGTCGTCGACGGTCAGGTTGTACATGTCCGCGGAGCCGACTTGGTCGTTGACCGCAACAACCTGGACGTGGCTGTCAGTAACGGTGTTGAGCAGGTGGCCCGGCCGCAGGTGAGCCGCGTCTGTCCAGGTGTGAAGAGTGTCGTTCCAGAAGGGGTGCTTGGCGGTGGTGTGGATCGTCGAGGTACGGCCATCGGCAGTACGGACTGTGACGTCAACGAGGTCGTAGTCGTGGTTAACGAGGCGGGCAATTACAGACCGTGAGCCCTTGTGTTTGCCGGTGCTCGGGTCGGCAGCCTCAACGTCGTCCCCAGGCTTTACCTTGCTGATCGCCTTGGTCTTGCCGTCTTTGAGCAGAACCGGC
It includes:
- a CDS encoding ISAs1 family transposase, with protein sequence MRGARVPVPAPRLTCQPSSIRTTRSSPSSASPTRRTRFPACATCSANWTSRAPGSARTRCTPRPRPRGSSSRTAHFLLTVKLNQPTLYDSCRRLPWKKATTKHYDRTEGHGRKETRVVQVLSVSHLDFPHVRQVARVTRHRTDTATGKRTRETVYVITDLPSQQAKPQDIALGLRDHWKIENKIHYIRDDLWDEDRSQIHTGHGPENMATLRNAILNRLRATGTTNITEAVRDLSHEPFAARSISSPSPADQRKRQRDSTSQEPWPVGPGPHRSSGPSPRAR